Proteins from a single region of Haloterrigena alkaliphila:
- a CDS encoding queuosine precursor transporter, protein MSRSQTQPSAAPTIAQVALIGLFVTALVTAQLTASKVLAFSLPVSLPITGAELALPGAALAYALTFLASDCYAELYGRRATQVVVNVGFAMNVVVLALVWSTIAAPAADPGAADQFATVLGASTNIVLGSLLAYVVSQNWDVAVFHRIRAYTGREKLWLRNIASTASSQAIDTVLFVGVAFSLAPSLIGVGPVLPAGDLLALMLGQYLLKLLIAVLDTPVVYAIVSLVRSREPTADDDTAAV, encoded by the coding sequence ATGAGTCGATCGCAGACCCAGCCGTCGGCCGCGCCCACGATCGCGCAGGTGGCCCTGATCGGGCTGTTCGTGACGGCGCTGGTGACGGCGCAGTTGACGGCATCGAAGGTGCTCGCGTTCTCCCTGCCGGTCTCGCTCCCGATCACCGGCGCGGAGCTGGCGCTGCCCGGTGCGGCGCTGGCCTACGCGCTGACGTTCCTGGCGAGCGATTGTTACGCGGAGCTGTACGGCCGACGGGCGACGCAGGTGGTCGTCAACGTCGGCTTCGCGATGAACGTCGTCGTGCTCGCGCTCGTCTGGTCGACGATCGCGGCGCCCGCGGCGGATCCCGGCGCCGCCGACCAGTTCGCGACCGTACTCGGCGCCTCGACGAACATCGTCCTCGGGAGTTTGCTCGCGTACGTGGTCAGCCAGAACTGGGACGTGGCCGTCTTCCACCGGATCCGCGCGTACACCGGGCGGGAGAAGCTCTGGCTGCGAAACATCGCCTCGACGGCCAGCAGTCAGGCCATCGACACCGTCCTCTTCGTGGGGGTCGCCTTCTCGCTGGCCCCGTCGCTGATCGGCGTGGGTCCGGTCCTCCCGGCCGGCGACCTCCTCGCGCTGATGCTCGGGCAGTACCTGCTGAAACTCCTCATCGCGGTCCTCGATACGCCGGTCGTCTACGCCATCGTCTCGCTCGTCCGCTCTCGCGAACCGACGGCCGACGACGACACCGCTGCGGTCTGA